The Listeria monocytogenes genome window below encodes:
- a CDS encoding YdcF family protein — translation MRSLKKMVVILIIIGFIYLLIVAAFMFSCSRTKPIENADTVLILGAKVNGDPAVPSLVLQERLDAAVAYLNEYPKVNVIVSGGQGADETTTEAAVMEEYLVNEGIARKRIEMETKSKRTEENIKYSNEKFELGKTVIVTSDYHMYRALMLAKRQGIDASGLPAKSRTPAKYKGMMREVLSITYAWVFDR, via the coding sequence ATGAGAAGTTTGAAGAAAATGGTCGTTATTTTAATCATAATTGGTTTTATCTATTTATTAATCGTCGCGGCCTTTATGTTTAGTTGCTCTAGGACGAAACCAATTGAAAATGCTGATACAGTACTAATTTTAGGTGCAAAAGTGAATGGAGATCCAGCAGTTCCTTCGTTAGTTTTGCAAGAAAGGTTAGATGCAGCAGTTGCTTATTTGAATGAATATCCAAAGGTAAATGTGATTGTTAGTGGCGGGCAAGGTGCTGATGAGACTACGACGGAAGCTGCGGTTATGGAAGAATATTTGGTTAATGAAGGAATTGCAAGAAAGCGGATTGAAATGGAAACTAAATCCAAAAGAACGGAAGAAAATATTAAATATAGCAATGAAAAATTTGAACTAGGAAAAACAGTGATTGTGACAAGCGACTATCATATGTATAGAGCCTTAATGTTAGCAAAGCGTCAGGGGATTGATGCATCAGGTCTCCCAGCCAAATCTAGAACACCTGCTAAATACAAAGGTATGATGCGCGAAGTTTTATCCATCACATATGCATGGGTTTTTGACCGATAA
- a CDS encoding ClbS/DfsB family four-helix bundle protein gives MARPKNKEELLQQSTTSYQKLIDLIDSIPKEMQQDTFPFEDRDKNIRDVVVHLHEWHKMALNWYKVGMRGEKPFMPAEGYTWKTTPALNLVIWKKYQKMGLEEARNLLASTHDEEMRIIAEHSNEELFTKKYYKWTNTTSLGAIFISSTSSHYEWAIKKIRKFKKTAGIK, from the coding sequence ATGGCGAGGCCAAAAAATAAAGAAGAATTACTTCAACAAAGTACGACTAGTTACCAAAAGTTAATAGATTTAATAGACTCTATACCAAAAGAAATGCAGCAGGACACGTTTCCGTTTGAGGATCGAGATAAAAATATTCGTGATGTAGTAGTGCATTTACACGAATGGCATAAGATGGCACTAAATTGGTATAAGGTTGGGATGCGCGGAGAAAAACCATTTATGCCAGCGGAAGGTTATACATGGAAAACAACGCCAGCACTTAATTTGGTTATATGGAAGAAGTATCAGAAGATGGGCTTAGAAGAGGCGAGAAATTTATTAGCATCTACGCACGACGAAGAAATGCGTATCATTGCGGAACATTCGAATGAAGAACTTTTTACGAAGAAATATTATAAATGGACCAATACTACTTCACTAGGAGCCATTTTTATTTCAAGTACATCAAGTCATTACGAATGGGCTATTAAAAAAATACGGAAATTCAAGAAAACCGCTGGAATCAAATGA
- a CDS encoding glutamate decarboxylase, translating into MLYSENDKRKHESYRIPLFGSEEESTSIPKYVLKKEPMEPRIAYQLVKDQLMDEGNARQNLATFCQTYMEKEAEILMAETLEKNAIDKSEYPQTAELENRCVNILADLWNAPKDMSYLGTSTVGSSEACMLGGLAMKFRWRNNAEKRGLDIQAKRPNLIISSGYQVCWEKFCVYWDVDMRVVPMDKEHLSIDVNKVFDLVDDYTIGIVGILGITYTGKFDDIQLLDEKVEAYNEANEHQLVIHIDGASGAMFTPFVNPELPWDFRLKNVVSINTSGHKYGLVYPGVGWILWKDKEYLPKELIFEVSYLGGSMPTMAINFSRSASQIIGQYYNFLRYGFEGYREIHEKTKKTALYLSKTVEKSGYFEIINDGANLPIVCYKLKEGLDVEWTLYDLADQLLMKGWQVPAYPLPADLSDTIIQRFVCRADLGYNVAEEFAADFADAIHNLEHARVLYHDKERNDSYGFTH; encoded by the coding sequence ATGCTTTATAGTGAAAACGACAAGCGGAAACACGAAAGTTATCGAATCCCGCTCTTTGGATCTGAGGAAGAAAGCACGAGTATCCCGAAATATGTATTAAAAAAGGAACCGATGGAACCACGCATTGCGTATCAATTAGTGAAAGATCAGTTGATGGATGAAGGCAATGCGCGGCAAAACTTGGCGACTTTTTGTCAGACATACATGGAAAAAGAGGCAGAAATACTGATGGCGGAAACGCTCGAAAAAAACGCAATTGATAAATCTGAATATCCGCAAACAGCTGAACTGGAAAATCGATGTGTCAATATTTTGGCTGATTTGTGGAATGCGCCCAAAGATATGTCTTATTTGGGGACTTCGACAGTGGGGTCTTCGGAAGCGTGTATGCTTGGCGGTTTGGCAATGAAATTCCGCTGGCGTAACAATGCGGAAAAACGTGGTCTAGATATTCAGGCAAAACGGCCAAACTTGATTATTTCATCAGGCTACCAAGTATGTTGGGAAAAATTCTGTGTATACTGGGATGTCGATATGCGTGTTGTACCAATGGATAAAGAGCATCTCAGTATCGACGTAAATAAAGTGTTTGATTTGGTCGATGATTATACAATTGGGATTGTCGGAATTTTAGGCATTACTTATACTGGTAAATTTGATGATATTCAATTATTAGATGAAAAAGTAGAGGCATATAATGAAGCAAACGAGCATCAATTAGTCATTCATATTGACGGCGCAAGTGGCGCGATGTTTACACCATTTGTAAATCCCGAATTACCTTGGGATTTCCGCCTTAAAAATGTTGTTTCTATAAATACTTCTGGTCATAAATACGGATTGGTTTATCCGGGTGTTGGCTGGATTTTGTGGAAAGATAAAGAATATTTACCAAAAGAGCTTATTTTTGAAGTTAGCTACTTAGGTGGTTCGATGCCGACAATGGCGATTAATTTCTCTCGTAGTGCGAGCCAAATTATTGGTCAATATTATAATTTCTTACGTTATGGATTTGAAGGCTACCGAGAAATTCATGAAAAAACAAAGAAAACAGCCCTATATCTTTCAAAAACGGTTGAAAAAAGCGGCTATTTTGAAATTATTAATGATGGCGCTAATTTACCGATTGTTTGTTACAAATTGAAGGAAGGACTGGATGTAGAGTGGACGCTGTATGATTTGGCTGATCAGCTTTTGATGAAAGGGTGGCAAGTTCCAGCCTATCCACTTCCGGCTGATTTAAGCGATACGATTATTCAACGGTTTGTTTGCCGAGCAGACTTAGGCTATAACGTGGCAGAAGAGTTTGCCGCTGACTTTGCAGACGCGATTCATAATCTGGAACATGCTAGAGTGCTGTATCATGACAAAGAACGCAACGATTCATACGGATTTACGCATTAA
- the licT gene encoding BglG family transcription antiterminator LicT produces the protein MIIKKILNNNVVIAEGKSGKESVVMGRGLAFQKKLGDEVEVSKIEKTFVMETHELSEKLSELLSEIPLKHLRVADDVVQYAQETLETDLSDNIYLTLTDHINFAVSRYNQGINLKNALLWEIKRFYHAEYLVGMKALDFIEQEVGIRLDEDEAGFIALHIVNARQDGQQMHMTVAMTQIVQDILSIVTYHYGMVLDETSLNYTRFITHLQYFAQRLLRKEIVDSGDDFLYEQVQLKYPEAFKCTKKIDAYLINTHHTELTRDERVYLTIHIYRVTERNTIIKEEE, from the coding sequence ATGATTATCAAAAAAATACTGAATAACAATGTTGTAATCGCCGAGGGTAAAAGTGGCAAGGAGTCTGTAGTGATGGGCCGTGGTCTTGCTTTTCAAAAGAAACTTGGAGATGAGGTGGAGGTATCCAAGATTGAAAAAACATTCGTAATGGAAACACATGAACTTTCAGAAAAGCTATCTGAATTACTTAGCGAGATTCCCCTGAAACATTTACGTGTTGCGGATGACGTGGTCCAGTATGCGCAAGAAACTTTGGAAACAGATTTAAGTGACAACATTTATTTAACCCTAACTGATCATATTAACTTCGCTGTGTCACGGTATAATCAAGGTATTAATTTGAAAAACGCATTATTATGGGAAATAAAACGATTTTATCACGCAGAGTATTTGGTGGGAATGAAGGCACTAGATTTTATCGAGCAAGAAGTTGGTATTCGTTTGGACGAAGATGAAGCTGGTTTTATCGCACTTCACATTGTAAATGCTAGACAAGACGGACAACAGATGCACATGACTGTAGCGATGACTCAAATTGTTCAAGATATTTTAAGTATTGTTACATATCATTATGGTATGGTCTTGGATGAAACTTCACTGAATTACACGCGTTTTATTACACATTTACAGTATTTCGCACAACGTTTACTTCGAAAAGAGATTGTTGATTCTGGCGATGACTTTTTATATGAACAAGTACAACTTAAATACCCAGAAGCTTTTAAATGCACGAAAAAAATTGACGCTTATTTGATTAATACACATCATACAGAACTAACAAGAGATGAGCGTGTCTATCTTACAATTCATATTTATCGTGTTACCGAACGCAATACAATTATAAAAGAAGAAGAGTAA
- a CDS encoding GyrI-like domain-containing protein has translation MILQENKEIFGKKIRANNANFSPIAELWGEVMVNKPAGDIFAVYSNYASDYKGDYDLLVGTRDWDEQQSVIIEPGEYVVFSVDNANHKGVEKVWQEIWARDSELKRAYKIDFEWYHTSGKIDIYISI, from the coding sequence ATGATTTTACAAGAAAATAAAGAAATTTTCGGGAAAAAGATACGTGCAAATAATGCTAATTTCAGTCCGATTGCAGAACTTTGGGGTGAAGTGATGGTCAATAAACCAGCTGGAGATATTTTTGCGGTATATAGTAATTATGCTAGTGATTATAAGGGTGACTATGATTTGTTAGTAGGAACAAGAGATTGGGATGAACAACAGAGTGTAATCATCGAACCAGGCGAGTATGTGGTGTTTTCAGTAGATAACGCGAATCATAAAGGCGTGGAGAAAGTTTGGCAGGAGATTTGGGCCCGGGATAGTGAGTTAAAACGAGCATATAAAATAGATTTTGAATGGTATCATACAAGTGGCAAAATAGATATATATATTTCTATATAA
- the smpB gene encoding SsrA-binding protein SmpB, producing the protein MPKGDGKLVAQNKKARHDYAIEETFEAGIVLQGTEIKSVRNARVNLKDSYARIDKGEIFLHNMHISPYEQGNRYNHDPLRTRKLLLHKKQISRLIGETKESGYSIVPLKMYIKDGYAKVLIGVARGKKKYDKRQDLKQKEAKRDIERAFKERQQ; encoded by the coding sequence ATGCCAAAAGGTGATGGTAAACTAGTCGCGCAAAATAAAAAGGCGCGCCACGATTACGCAATTGAAGAAACTTTTGAGGCTGGCATTGTCCTGCAAGGCACTGAAATTAAATCCGTAAGAAATGCGCGGGTAAACTTAAAAGATTCCTATGCACGTATCGACAAAGGGGAAATTTTCTTACACAATATGCATATTAGTCCATATGAACAAGGGAACCGCTACAATCATGATCCACTAAGAACGCGCAAGTTGCTCTTACATAAGAAGCAAATCAGCCGTTTAATTGGAGAAACGAAAGAGTCTGGTTATTCGATTGTTCCACTAAAAATGTATATTAAAGATGGCTACGCAAAAGTGCTCATCGGTGTAGCTCGAGGTAAAAAGAAATACGATAAACGTCAAGACTTAAAACAAAAAGAAGCAAAACGTGATATCGAACGTGCCTTTAAAGAGCGCCAACAATAA
- a CDS encoding helix-turn-helix transcriptional regulator codes for MKLERILAILVMILERKVLASELAEKFEVSTRTIYRDMDTLLYAGFPVVALPGKNGGFTMLDTYKMATFTFSEAEKQILLEALEARSEFMLNDSQEILREKITLLQTGKPTSKHIFFDSATQHRQQIEAEVKRKVAYIQKAFTTNKQLEITYIAMSGAETTREISPQKLNLMDGSWYLEAYCHKRAAIRHFKLTRITSLKEIGKAIMDVEETEHQPAEMKRIVLEFPKNQLGKLLDYFLQEEMVTGEDYVRVSFLYDLERNIIPFLLMFGSAVKIIEPASLQKNYKSEVEKLYFNLNC; via the coding sequence ATGAAACTAGAGCGGATTTTAGCAATATTAGTCATGATTTTGGAGCGAAAAGTGCTGGCAAGTGAGCTGGCTGAAAAATTTGAAGTAAGCACAAGGACGATTTATCGCGATATGGATACGCTACTTTATGCGGGATTTCCAGTTGTTGCTTTGCCGGGGAAAAACGGCGGATTCACGATGCTCGATACATATAAAATGGCGACATTTACTTTTTCGGAGGCGGAAAAACAGATTTTGCTTGAGGCATTAGAGGCGCGTTCGGAGTTTATGCTGAATGATAGCCAAGAAATTTTACGAGAAAAAATCACACTATTACAGACGGGAAAACCAACTAGCAAACATATTTTCTTTGACTCAGCGACACAACATCGTCAGCAAATCGAAGCAGAAGTGAAACGAAAAGTTGCCTATATCCAGAAAGCTTTTACGACAAATAAACAATTAGAAATTACGTATATTGCTATGAGTGGCGCAGAAACAACGCGGGAGATTTCACCGCAAAAATTAAACTTGATGGATGGCAGTTGGTATTTAGAAGCCTATTGCCATAAAAGAGCAGCGATTCGTCATTTTAAATTAACGCGAATAACTTCTTTGAAAGAAATAGGTAAAGCGATTATGGATGTCGAAGAAACGGAGCACCAGCCTGCAGAAATGAAAAGAATTGTGTTGGAATTTCCGAAAAATCAACTTGGGAAATTGTTGGATTATTTTTTGCAAGAAGAAATGGTAACTGGAGAGGATTATGTACGTGTAAGCTTTTTATATGATTTGGAGCGGAATATAATCCCGTTTTTATTGATGTTTGGAAGTGCTGTGAAAATTATAGAACCTGCATCGCTCCAAAAAAACTACAAATCCGAAGTGGAAAAACTTTATTTTAATTTGAATTGTTGA
- a CDS encoding alpha/beta hydrolase has protein sequence MAILELNFKSVCLAMQTSVTVILPETDALYHDSIPKYKTLYILHGLSNNHTTYVRNTNIERYATEKGLAVIMPAADHSFYSNMVHGRDFFEFVSTELPHVMKNWFPLSDKKEDTFIAGHSMGGYGAFKVALTFPEKFQAAASMSGVMDINYIIKEDCFENFSTRAITGEMTSQTGTENDLFHLLETNLTNNVELPALFQNCGTEDFLYEDNIRFRDFALERHAPLEYREGPGDHDWEFWDKSIKEIIDWLPLS, from the coding sequence TTGGCTATTTTAGAACTTAATTTCAAATCAGTTTGTTTAGCTATGCAAACAAGTGTAACGGTGATTTTGCCCGAAACAGATGCACTTTATCATGACTCGATTCCTAAATATAAAACATTATATATTCTTCACGGTTTGTCGAATAACCACACAACTTATGTACGCAATACGAATATCGAACGCTATGCCACTGAGAAAGGGCTCGCTGTCATTATGCCGGCAGCAGATCATAGCTTCTACTCTAACATGGTTCACGGTCGCGACTTTTTTGAGTTTGTTAGCACGGAACTGCCGCACGTCATGAAAAATTGGTTCCCACTTTCGGATAAAAAAGAAGATACATTCATAGCTGGTCATTCCATGGGAGGTTATGGTGCGTTCAAAGTTGCACTTACTTTTCCAGAAAAATTCCAAGCTGCGGCTAGTATGTCCGGCGTCATGGATATTAATTATATCATTAAAGAAGACTGCTTCGAAAATTTCAGCACACGTGCCATCACTGGAGAAATGACCAGCCAAACTGGTACGGAAAATGACTTATTCCACTTATTAGAAACTAATCTAACAAACAACGTGGAGTTACCAGCTCTTTTCCAAAATTGTGGTACAGAAGATTTTCTTTATGAAGACAATATTCGTTTCCGTGATTTTGCACTTGAGAGACATGCTCCACTAGAATACCGCGAAGGCCCCGGCGACCATGATTGGGAGTTTTGGGATAAGAGTATAAAAGAAATTATCGACTGGCTTCCACTTTCATAA
- a CDS encoding VOC family protein, with translation MATHSEQIFINLPVKDLQATVAFFTKLGYEFNPQFTDENATQMLIGDNIFAMLLKEDFFQTFHKEGIADTTKAREVLITITQDSRQAVDTLVDHALKIGAKTAGETQDYDFMYSRSFLDLDNHLWEIAYLDESALQ, from the coding sequence ATGGCAACACACTCGGAACAAATTTTTATTAATTTGCCTGTAAAAGATTTACAAGCAACCGTCGCTTTTTTCACGAAACTTGGCTACGAATTTAATCCGCAATTCACAGACGAAAATGCTACCCAAATGCTCATCGGAGACAATATTTTCGCCATGCTCTTGAAAGAAGATTTCTTCCAGACTTTCCATAAAGAAGGCATCGCTGACACAACAAAAGCACGCGAAGTCCTTATCACCATCACCCAAGATAGCCGCCAAGCCGTTGATACATTAGTTGATCATGCACTAAAAATCGGCGCAAAAACAGCAGGCGAAACACAAGACTATGATTTCATGTATAGCAGAAGTTTTCTTGACTTAGACAACCATCTATGGGAAATTGCTTATTTAGACGAATCCGCTTTACAATAA
- the rnr gene encoding ribonuclease R, giving the protein MEQKQMEEKIMNLLTSAPDKTFALEDLEIEIALNNADDFKLMVKALVKLEDSGTIVRSRKNRYALPEKMDLVKGTFRAHERGFGFVLPEEKEMDDIFIPPNEVKDAMNGDLVFATITKRKGDNLAEGTIKKIVERKTTQIVGTYMEDLAGTPIVMPDDKRLFGEVEIDLEDGLKPVDGHKVIVELTEYATGHARARGVVKSIIGHRNDPGVDILSIIHKHGISIGFPEEVMEQVSKAPDVVDDSDIGNRRDLRDQIIITIDGADAKDLDDAVTVTQLPNGNWKLGVHIADVTHYVTEGSPLDVEAQERGTSVYLVDRVIPMLPHKLSNGICSLNPQVDRFTMSCEMEIDEEGHVVNHEIFESIIKTTERMTYTDVNDILVEKDEALREKYAPIVPMLEKMQHLAEILRRKREKRGAIDFDFKEARVVVDEEGHPEAVVMRERSAGEHLIEEFMLAANETVAEHFHWMDVPFIYRIHEDPKEDKLARFFEFITNFGLIVKGTANDIHPAALQQVLEEVKGKPEEMVVSTVMLRSMQQAKYDTVSAGHFGLSTDFYTHFTSPIRRYPDLIVHRLIREYLINGDVRPETLEKRAEELPEIAEHSSKMERRAVEAERETDELKKTEFMVDKVGERFIGIISSVTNFGLFIELPTTIEGLVHVSAMKGDYFKFHQNQLAMIGERTGQIYRIGDEVEVEVTKVDVDAREIDFALRSEGKPGPVSDKQKRQREKPIDKTRNFKSNPKKGRNKRRTGKSEDVKPKTERKEDEWYTKPKKKKKKKPFYQGVAKESPKKKKRR; this is encoded by the coding sequence GTGGAACAAAAACAAATGGAAGAAAAAATTATGAATCTATTAACTTCAGCGCCTGATAAAACATTTGCGCTAGAAGATTTAGAAATAGAAATAGCTTTAAATAATGCGGATGATTTTAAATTAATGGTGAAAGCTTTAGTAAAACTGGAAGATTCCGGAACTATTGTCCGCTCAAGGAAGAATCGGTATGCTTTGCCAGAAAAAATGGATTTAGTAAAAGGAACATTCCGCGCGCATGAACGAGGTTTTGGCTTTGTTCTCCCGGAAGAAAAAGAAATGGACGATATTTTTATCCCACCAAATGAAGTAAAAGATGCAATGAATGGTGATTTAGTTTTTGCAACGATTACGAAACGTAAAGGCGATAATTTGGCAGAGGGTACGATTAAGAAAATTGTCGAACGGAAGACAACGCAAATCGTCGGAACTTATATGGAAGACTTAGCTGGTACTCCAATTGTGATGCCGGATGATAAACGTCTTTTCGGAGAAGTGGAAATTGATTTAGAGGACGGCTTAAAACCAGTTGATGGGCATAAGGTTATTGTTGAACTGACGGAATATGCAACTGGCCATGCGCGTGCAAGAGGAGTTGTTAAATCAATCATCGGTCACCGTAATGATCCAGGCGTGGATATTTTATCGATTATTCATAAACACGGTATTTCAATCGGATTCCCGGAAGAAGTAATGGAGCAGGTAAGTAAAGCGCCAGATGTGGTTGATGATTCGGATATTGGTAACCGTCGTGATCTTCGTGACCAAATAATTATTACGATTGACGGGGCAGATGCTAAAGATTTAGATGACGCAGTAACTGTTACGCAACTACCGAATGGCAACTGGAAGCTTGGAGTTCATATTGCGGATGTAACGCATTATGTGACAGAAGGCTCGCCGCTGGATGTCGAGGCGCAAGAACGCGGAACGAGTGTTTATTTAGTTGACCGAGTAATTCCGATGTTGCCACATAAACTATCGAACGGAATTTGCTCGCTTAACCCACAAGTAGATCGTTTTACTATGAGTTGTGAAATGGAAATCGATGAAGAAGGTCATGTGGTTAACCACGAAATTTTCGAAAGCATTATTAAAACAACGGAACGTATGACGTATACGGATGTAAATGATATTTTAGTCGAAAAGGACGAAGCATTACGTGAAAAATATGCACCAATCGTTCCAATGCTTGAAAAGATGCAACATTTGGCCGAAATCCTTCGCCGTAAACGTGAAAAACGTGGCGCGATTGATTTTGATTTTAAGGAAGCACGTGTAGTAGTAGATGAAGAAGGTCACCCAGAAGCGGTTGTGATGCGTGAACGTTCAGCGGGAGAGCATTTGATTGAAGAATTTATGCTTGCTGCGAATGAAACAGTCGCAGAGCATTTCCACTGGATGGATGTACCATTTATTTATCGTATTCATGAAGATCCAAAAGAAGATAAATTAGCGCGGTTCTTTGAATTTATTACGAACTTTGGCTTGATTGTGAAGGGGACAGCTAATGATATTCACCCAGCTGCTTTACAACAAGTACTAGAAGAAGTAAAAGGTAAACCAGAAGAGATGGTTGTTTCGACTGTTATGTTACGTTCGATGCAACAAGCGAAGTATGATACAGTGAGCGCTGGACATTTTGGTTTGTCTACTGATTTTTATACACATTTCACTTCGCCAATTCGTCGTTACCCGGATTTGATTGTTCATAGGCTTATTAGAGAGTATTTAATTAATGGGGATGTTCGTCCGGAAACATTAGAAAAACGCGCTGAGGAGCTTCCTGAGATTGCTGAACACAGCTCAAAAATGGAGCGTCGTGCCGTTGAAGCAGAGCGCGAAACAGATGAACTGAAGAAAACGGAATTCATGGTCGATAAAGTGGGCGAACGATTCATTGGAATCATTAGTTCGGTAACCAATTTTGGCTTATTTATCGAACTACCGACAACGATTGAAGGTCTTGTTCATGTGAGCGCAATGAAAGGTGATTACTTCAAATTCCATCAAAATCAATTAGCGATGATTGGCGAAAGAACAGGCCAAATTTATCGTATTGGTGATGAAGTGGAAGTCGAAGTAACCAAAGTAGACGTGGATGCGCGTGAAATCGATTTTGCCCTTCGTAGTGAAGGGAAACCAGGGCCAGTGAGCGATAAACAAAAACGCCAACGCGAAAAACCAATCGATAAAACTAGAAACTTCAAGAGTAACCCAAAAAAAGGTCGTAATAAACGCAGAACTGGTAAATCAGAAGACGTGAAACCAAAAACAGAACGTAAAGAAGACGAATGGTATACAAAACCTAAAAAGAAAAAGAAGAAAAAACCTTTTTATCAAGGTGTAGCAAAAGAAAGCCCGAAGAAGAAAAAACGTCGCTAG
- a CDS encoding SdpI family protein — protein MFDLIFPLLLIILGVIYRVNPPKNKESRFSYRTKASLKNEISWQKAHQLLGIYWITIGVLLLVLSLTLAFIPMHAFVRSSILLTTSIFAVLLSVILVEKKLQ, from the coding sequence ATGTTTGATTTAATTTTTCCACTTTTACTTATTATTCTCGGTGTCATCTACCGGGTGAATCCACCTAAAAATAAAGAAAGTCGCTTTAGTTATCGAACGAAAGCATCTTTAAAAAATGAAATCTCTTGGCAAAAAGCGCATCAACTACTTGGAATCTACTGGATTACTATCGGGGTTTTACTTTTAGTTTTGTCCCTTACACTCGCTTTTATCCCGATGCACGCCTTTGTCCGAAGCTCGATTTTATTAACAACAAGTATTTTCGCCGTGCTACTGTCCGTTATTTTAGTTGAGAAAAAACTCCAATAA
- a CDS encoding ABC transporter substrate-binding protein produces the protein MKKITILTLSITAALLLASCGNDTATDTNNETTKTENKSQAALTITDMAGRDVSFDKKPERIIALTNADMNIIYALGGTVVGRQTTDASGVPSGAKKATEVGNTHDLNLEKIASLGADAIVASSEQNLKDVPAMEGVGPKVVLTGANSIDEIKQQIAVLGELLGKETKAKELETNIDQKVAEVKKKQQGKKVRSLLVLGAPGSNYAALPSSLSGNVLEIAGGENIAKDFKGVENFPQYASMNVEKIVAADPEVIFLMIHGGDEKETEAAFKKEMKQNEAWNSTSAVKNDHIVVLPAELFGTNPGIKIDQALDYMTDEINKVDN, from the coding sequence ATGAAGAAAATAACTATATTGACATTAAGTATAACAGCCGCACTACTCCTTGCATCGTGTGGAAATGATACGGCAACTGATACAAATAATGAAACAACAAAAACGGAAAATAAATCGCAAGCGGCTCTAACAATAACAGATATGGCCGGGCGTGATGTTTCTTTTGATAAAAAACCAGAGCGAATTATCGCACTGACGAATGCGGATATGAATATTATCTATGCACTTGGTGGAACGGTGGTAGGGCGCCAAACAACGGATGCGAGTGGTGTTCCTAGTGGTGCGAAGAAAGCTACAGAAGTCGGCAATACCCATGATTTGAATTTAGAAAAAATTGCCTCTCTTGGTGCAGATGCTATTGTCGCAAGTTCAGAACAAAACTTAAAAGATGTTCCTGCGATGGAAGGTGTCGGGCCAAAAGTCGTGTTGACCGGAGCTAACTCAATTGATGAAATTAAACAACAAATTGCTGTACTTGGCGAGCTTTTAGGTAAAGAAACAAAAGCCAAAGAGTTAGAAACGAATATTGATCAAAAAGTGGCGGAAGTGAAGAAGAAACAACAAGGTAAAAAAGTACGCTCATTACTTGTGCTAGGCGCTCCCGGAAGTAATTACGCGGCATTACCGTCCTCATTAAGTGGAAATGTTTTAGAAATTGCTGGCGGAGAAAATATAGCGAAAGATTTTAAAGGCGTTGAAAACTTTCCGCAATATGCTTCGATGAACGTAGAAAAAATTGTTGCAGCTGACCCGGAAGTGATTTTCTTAATGATTCATGGCGGGGACGAAAAAGAAACAGAAGCAGCATTCAAGAAAGAAATGAAACAAAATGAAGCTTGGAATTCAACAAGCGCCGTTAAAAATGATCATATTGTCGTACTTCCGGCAGAGCTATTCGGAACAAATCCTGGAATTAAAATTGATCAAGCATTGGATTATATGACAGATGAGATAAATAAGGTGGATAACTAA
- a CDS encoding YxeA family protein, giving the protein MKKIVIIIISVLLLGGIIGGVYYFKNANKIGADTSYVKITKDPTKGKEISFNYNYTLPSYDEDGKETEVTFSADKELRKGAYLKLYIKEDKGVTSFEEVPEKEVPAKAAEKLN; this is encoded by the coding sequence ATGAAAAAAATCGTTATAATTATTATAAGTGTACTATTACTTGGCGGAATTATCGGCGGTGTATATTACTTTAAAAATGCCAATAAAATAGGAGCAGACACTTCTTACGTTAAAATTACAAAAGATCCTACGAAAGGAAAAGAAATAAGCTTCAATTATAACTACACGCTCCCGTCATACGATGAAGACGGTAAAGAAACAGAAGTTACTTTTTCTGCAGATAAAGAATTACGTAAAGGCGCTTACTTAAAACTTTATATTAAAGAAGACAAAGGCGTAACTTCCTTTGAAGAAGTTCCAGAAAAAGAAGTACCCGCTAAAGCAGCCGAAAAACTTAACTAA